A single region of the Plutella xylostella chromosome 28, ilPluXylo3.1, whole genome shotgun sequence genome encodes:
- the LOC125490944 gene encoding uncharacterized protein LOC125490944 — translation MSFIGNLSVFDHNIQEWPVFKNRLEQFIKLNGIKEDSKGALLITYLSDDTYRLARNLLHPKVLEDVKFEDLVLKLDEHFTPKRCLLAERQKFYEARKAAGESIQEWAVRVRGLAVYCEFGTALDQLLRDRFVLGLSAGAERDRLFEVDAEKLTFAKAQEVAQQAASARQARATAVVKEEPVYRVSGARAGPAAASRAPAGDDTWRCAVCGLKNHDAIKCRFKNYRCQVCGVRGHLRKVCKSAKNASHSRVHNLDTEPAEVGDCNDGYECKECNVFNMRFSE, via the exons ATGTCTTTTATCGGTAATCTAAGTGTATTCGATCACAATATACAGGAATGGCCTGTGTTTAAAAATCGGCTGGAGCAATTCATAAAACTTAACGGTATAAAAGAAGATAGTAAAGGTGCGTTGCTCATAACCTATCTATCAGATGATACCTACCGTCTAGCGAGGAACTTACTACATCCAAAGGTATTGGAAGATGTGAAGTTCGAGGATCTGGTGCTCAAACTAGACGAACATTTTACTCCCAAACGATGTTTGTTGGCCGAGAGACAGAAGTTCTACGAGGCGAGGAAAGCTGCCGGCGAGAGCATCCAGGAGTGGGCGGTGCGCGTGCGCGGGCTGGCCGTGTACTGCGAGTTCGGCACCGCGCTGGACCAGCTGCTGCGCGACAGGTTCGTGCTGGGTCTGAGCGCGGGCGCCGAGCGCGACCGCCTGTTCGAGGTGGATGCGGAGAAGCTGACGTTCGCGAAGGCTCAGGAGGTGGCGCAGCAGGCGGCGAGTGCCCGGCAGGCGCGCGCCACCGCTGTCGTCAAGGAGGAGCCGGTGTACCGGGTGAGCGGCGCGCGGGCCGGGCCCGCCGCGGCGAGCCGAGCTCCAGCTGGAGATGACACGTGGCGATGTGCAGTGTGCGGTCTTAAAAATCACGACGCGATAAAGTGCCGGTTTAAAAATTATCGCTGTCAAGTGTGTGGTGTTAGAGGGCACCTTAGAAAAGTGTGTAAAAGTGCGAAAAATGCAAGTCATTCGCGAGTGCATAATCTGGATACGGAACCAGCAGAGGTCGGTGACTGTAATGACGGTTACGAATGCAAAGAATGTAACGTTTTTAATATGAG GTTTTCTGAATAG